From the Terriglobales bacterium genome, one window contains:
- a CDS encoding cytochrome c, which translates to MKRILSLAIALGLILMVASPVASAADAAGDYKAKCQMCHGPDGKGTPVGTKMGAHDFHGADVQKMADGELASVIENGKNKMPAYKGKLTADQIKALAAYVKELGKK; encoded by the coding sequence ATGAAACGCATTCTTAGCCTGGCAATCGCGCTGGGACTGATCCTGATGGTGGCTTCTCCGGTAGCTTCGGCCGCCGACGCGGCAGGTGACTACAAGGCGAAGTGCCAGATGTGCCATGGCCCCGACGGCAAAGGGACGCCGGTCGGCACGAAGATGGGCGCGCACGACTTCCACGGCGCCGATGTGCAGAAGATGGCCGACGGCGAACTGGCGAGCGTGATCGAGAACGGCAAGAACAAGATGCCGGCGTACAAGGGCAAGCTGACCGCCGACCAGATCAAGGCGCTCGCGGCCTACGTGAAGGAACTCGGGAAGAAGTAG